A single window of Halotalea alkalilenta DNA harbors:
- a CDS encoding sensor histidine kinase produces the protein MSPGSVRTPSLRGRLLGWIGLALLALLGLAALKSWLDARANAEIAYDRSLLTAARVIGDSLQVEGEQLIANAPYSVLDPFSLDSGGSAYYQVIDPRGRQAAGFVDLPAPPEGLAFTRRYPALARFFNADYGNREVRVVSLLVPLSDARLNGMAEIRVAEHRDIHRQLMRQLLERSMLQLALFALVAFLLFAAAISTALRPLERVARMIQSRDANDLGPLPLDGVQREVRGLIEAINHLTVRLEEVLSAQRAFVADAAHQLRTPLFALRAQLELGLRNGAQSDLRAILTRVQHDLEQLTLLSNRLLSLARVENDLQRRAFAPCELTALTRDFCLGMASLAHQRGLRLAFEADGPCWIAADAALINELLAILIGNAQAYTPKGGQILVKVARDGVLEVEDDGPGIPEEERERVFERFYRGRHRERFDERNAISGTGLGLAIAQRICNAHGAEITLSEGQQGGTLARVMFVTVEPSPTPKRLQAA, from the coding sequence GTGAGCCCCGGCTCGGTTCGCACTCCCTCGCTGCGTGGCAGGCTGCTGGGTTGGATCGGCCTGGCGCTGCTGGCGCTGCTCGGGCTCGCCGCGCTGAAAAGCTGGCTCGACGCTCGCGCCAACGCCGAGATCGCCTACGACCGCTCGCTGCTGACCGCCGCAAGGGTGATCGGCGACTCCCTACAGGTCGAGGGCGAGCAGCTGATCGCCAATGCGCCCTACTCGGTGCTCGACCCCTTCTCGCTGGACAGCGGCGGTAGCGCCTACTACCAGGTGATCGACCCGCGCGGTCGCCAGGCCGCCGGTTTCGTCGATCTGCCCGCGCCCCCCGAAGGGCTCGCGTTCACCCGGCGCTATCCAGCGCTGGCGCGCTTTTTCAATGCCGACTACGGCAACCGTGAGGTACGAGTGGTCTCGCTGCTGGTACCGCTCTCCGACGCACGTCTCAACGGCATGGCGGAAATCCGGGTCGCCGAGCATCGCGACATTCACCGCCAGCTGATGCGCCAGCTGCTGGAGCGCTCGATGCTGCAGCTAGCCCTCTTCGCGCTGGTCGCCTTCCTGCTCTTCGCCGCCGCGATCAGCACTGCGCTGCGCCCGCTCGAACGGGTCGCGCGGATGATCCAGAGCCGCGACGCCAACGACCTCGGCCCGCTGCCGCTAGACGGCGTGCAGCGTGAAGTACGCGGGCTGATCGAGGCGATCAATCACCTGACCGTGCGGCTCGAGGAGGTACTCAGCGCCCAGCGCGCCTTCGTCGCCGACGCCGCCCACCAGCTGCGCACACCTCTTTTCGCCTTGCGTGCCCAGCTGGAGCTGGGTTTGCGCAACGGTGCGCAGAGTGATTTGCGCGCCATCCTCACCCGCGTCCAGCACGATCTCGAGCAGCTCACCCTGCTTTCCAACCGGCTATTGTCGCTGGCACGGGTCGAGAACGACCTCCAGCGACGCGCCTTCGCTCCCTGCGAGCTCACCGCCCTGACCCGCGACTTCTGCCTCGGCATGGCCTCGCTTGCCCATCAGCGCGGGCTGAGACTCGCCTTCGAGGCGGATGGGCCGTGCTGGATCGCTGCCGACGCGGCGCTGATCAACGAGCTGTTGGCGATCCTGATCGGCAACGCGCAGGCCTATACGCCGAAGGGCGGGCAGATACTGGTGAAGGTCGCACGAGATGGCGTGCTGGAGGTCGAAGACGACGGGCCGGGTATCCCCGAAGAGGAGCGGGAACGGGTGTTCGAGCGGTTCTACCGCGGCCGCCATCGCGAGCGCTTCGACGAGCGCAACGCGATCAGCGGTACCGGCCTCGGGCTTGCGATCGCCCAGCGCATCTGCAACGCCCACGGCGCCGAGATCACCCTCAGCGAAGGCCAGCAGGGCGGCACGCTGGCCCGCGTGATGTTCGTCACCGTCGAGCCGTCGCCCACCCCGAAACGGCTGCAAGCCGCCTGA
- a CDS encoding response regulator: MRILLVEDHPSLSVTLTDALRASNWAVDACGDGLTAQTMLETERYTMLLLDIGLPGLDGFALLSWLRRRDSRLPVLLISARGNINDRVKGLNLGADDYLVKPFSLSELEARINAVLRRTRHDGQRLHHCGALAYDTEDRQFTLGQRPLALTQRELAVLEILISRSGRIVSKEQLAGQVFCNEESGSFDAIEVYIHRLRKKLASADVRIVTFRGLGYQLEAMTREAIAE, translated from the coding sequence ATGCGTATCCTATTGGTCGAAGACCACCCTTCGCTGTCGGTCACCCTCACCGATGCGCTGCGCGCATCGAACTGGGCGGTGGATGCCTGTGGAGACGGACTGACCGCACAGACCATGCTCGAGACCGAGCGCTATACCATGCTGCTGCTCGACATCGGCCTGCCCGGGCTCGATGGCTTCGCACTGCTGTCCTGGCTCAGGCGCCGCGACAGCCGGCTGCCGGTGCTCCTGATCTCGGCCCGCGGCAACATCAACGACCGGGTCAAGGGGCTCAACCTCGGCGCTGACGACTACTTGGTCAAACCCTTCTCGCTCTCCGAGCTGGAGGCGCGGATCAACGCCGTACTCAGGCGTACCCGTCACGACGGCCAGCGCCTGCACCACTGCGGCGCGCTCGCCTACGACACCGAGGATCGCCAGTTCACCCTCGGCCAGCGCCCGCTCGCGCTGACCCAGCGTGAACTCGCGGTGCTCGAGATCCTGATCAGCCGCAGCGGCAGGATCGTCAGCAAGGAGCAGCTCGCGGGCCAGGTGTTCTGCAATGAGGAGTCGGGCTCGTTCGATGCGATCGAGGTCTACATCCACCGGCTGCGCAAGAAGCTCGCCAGCGCCGACGTACGCATCGTCACCTTCCGCGGCCTGGGCTATCAGCTCGAGGCGATGACCCGTGAGGCCATCGCCGAGTGA